From the genome of Mesorhizobium japonicum MAFF 303099, one region includes:
- a CDS encoding uroporphyrinogen-III synthase, whose product MLRVLVTRPEPGASRTALRLQETGFQPVVLPLTETVALPADAGFVTGDAVAVAVTSANAVRHASNEVIAALAALPCHAVGARTAEAARMRGFTSVIEGPGDAEALADAIAAALPGKAITYLCGRVRFAMFEQRMEAAGVRVRAVETYDTLPVPYSDGTILALLSGQPVDAVLLYSAKAAAAMQALTKRPALQEAFEKTQVFALSARIAAAFGGGAGKAIRIAARPDGEALLALLRVLP is encoded by the coding sequence ATGCTTCGCGTCCTGGTGACCAGGCCGGAACCGGGCGCCTCTCGCACAGCGCTGCGGCTTCAGGAGACGGGCTTTCAACCGGTCGTTCTGCCTTTGACCGAAACGGTGGCTTTGCCTGCCGATGCGGGGTTCGTCACCGGCGATGCCGTCGCGGTTGCCGTTACCAGCGCCAACGCCGTGCGCCATGCTTCGAACGAGGTCATCGCGGCGCTTGCTGCCCTGCCTTGCCATGCCGTGGGCGCCAGGACCGCCGAAGCGGCGCGCATGAGGGGGTTCACTTCCGTCATTGAAGGCCCGGGCGATGCCGAGGCGCTGGCCGACGCCATCGCGGCGGCGTTGCCCGGCAAGGCAATCACCTATCTCTGCGGACGCGTGCGGTTTGCGATGTTCGAACAGCGGATGGAAGCGGCTGGCGTCCGGGTCCGCGCCGTGGAGACGTATGACACGCTCCCGGTGCCGTATTCCGACGGGACTATCCTTGCGCTGCTGTCCGGCCAGCCGGTCGATGCGGTGCTGCTCTACTCGGCCAAGGCGGCCGCCGCGATGCAGGCCTTGACCAAACGGCCTGCCCTGCAAGAGGCCTTTGAAAAGACACAGGTTTTCGCGCTTTCCGCGCGCATAGCCGCCGCCTTCGGCGGCGGCGCCGGCAAAGCAATCCGCATCGCCGCGCGACCCGACGGGGAGGCGCTGCTGGCGCTTTTGCGGGTGCTGCCCTGA